The following proteins are encoded in a genomic region of Triticum dicoccoides isolate Atlit2015 ecotype Zavitan chromosome 1B, WEW_v2.0, whole genome shotgun sequence:
- the LOC119322260 gene encoding uncharacterized protein At4g08330, chloroplastic-like — MEKPPIPSIISTVTYCCGACGYDLRLSSLARDTAGGARRRCVGAAEVVFDAIDDARFGHLEEFRWLDVRACLPFSRRTRLLCRKCGARLGYGYDDTAAAERPPRYHIKIRALQPAPDPSPDATAPSDP, encoded by the exons ATGGAGAAGCCGCCCATCCCGAGCATCATCTCCACCGTCACCTACTG CTGCGGGGCGTGCGGGTACGACCTGAGGCTGAGCTCGCTGGCGCGGGACACGgctggcggcgcgaggcggcggtgcGTGGGCGCGGCGGAGGTGGTGTTCGACGCCATCGACGACGCGCGATTCGGCCACCTAGAGGAGTTCCGGTGGCTGGACGTGCGCGCCTGCCTCCCCTTCTCGCGACGCACGCGCCTGCTCTGCCGCAAGTGCGGCGCCCGCCTCGGCTACGGCTACGACGACACCGCCGCCGCCGAGCGCCCGCCGCGCTACCACATCAAGATCCGGGCCCTCCAGCCCGCCCCTGATCCCTCCCCGGACGCCACGGCACCGTCCGATCCGTGA